The following coding sequences lie in one Erwinia amylovora genomic window:
- the murB gene encoding UDP-N-acetylmuramate dehydrogenase, whose product MSRQQYSLKSWNTFGIDAYAKKITVANSLEALCQCWQQSVQQNEPVLLLGKGSNVLFLGDFVGQVLINRLKGISITETADAWLLHAGAGEDWHQLVETTLDKGIAGLENLALIPGCVGSAPIQNIGAYGVELEQICEYVDIVSLGDGLCQRLSAAECQFGYRDSIFKHRYRDGYAIVAVGFRLRKSWQPVLSYGELRTLDPQAVTPRQIFNAVCQMRRGKLPDPQITGNAGSFFKNPLVSAQVAAELHNRYPDIPQYPQESGEVKLAAGWLIERCSLKGFRLGGAAVHEKQALVIINAESASGQDIVNLARTVRQRVAEKFNIWLEPEVRFIAAKGETDAVEAIA is encoded by the coding sequence ATGTCCCGCCAGCAATATTCGTTGAAATCCTGGAATACCTTCGGTATTGACGCCTATGCAAAAAAAATTACTGTGGCAAACAGCCTGGAAGCACTTTGCCAGTGCTGGCAGCAAAGCGTGCAGCAAAACGAGCCGGTGCTGTTATTGGGCAAAGGAAGTAACGTACTGTTTCTGGGAGATTTTGTGGGTCAGGTGCTGATCAACCGCCTGAAGGGCATCAGCATTACGGAGACGGCCGATGCATGGCTATTACATGCAGGTGCGGGGGAGGACTGGCATCAACTGGTTGAAACCACGCTGGATAAAGGTATTGCCGGACTCGAAAACCTTGCACTGATCCCGGGATGTGTAGGCTCCGCCCCTATCCAGAATATCGGCGCCTACGGTGTCGAGCTGGAACAAATATGTGAGTACGTAGATATTGTCTCTCTTGGTGATGGCTTATGCCAGCGTTTGAGCGCAGCTGAATGCCAGTTTGGCTATCGCGACAGCATATTCAAGCATCGCTATCGTGATGGTTATGCCATCGTGGCCGTAGGATTCAGACTAAGGAAAAGCTGGCAGCCCGTATTAAGCTACGGAGAATTACGCACTCTTGATCCGCAGGCAGTCACACCACGACAGATATTTAATGCCGTTTGCCAAATGCGCCGTGGCAAACTGCCCGACCCTCAAATCACGGGTAATGCGGGTAGTTTCTTCAAAAACCCGTTGGTGAGCGCTCAAGTCGCTGCTGAACTACATAACCGGTATCCCGATATTCCACAATATCCACAGGAAAGTGGTGAGGTTAAGCTAGCCGCCGGCTGGCTGATTGAACGCTGTTCACTAAAAGGATTCCGCCTGGGTGGCGCAGCAGTGCATGAAAAGCAAGCGCTGGTAATAATCAATGCTGAATCCGCCAGTGGGCAGGACATCGTGAATTTAGCACGTACTGTGCGTCAGCGCGTGGCGGAGAAATTCAATATATGGCTGGAACCTGAAGTGCGCTTTATTGCTGCTAAGGGCGAAACAGATGCTGTAGAGGCTATTGCATGA
- the birA gene encoding bifunctional biotin--[acetyl-CoA-carboxylase] ligase/biotin operon repressor BirA — MKDNTVPLKLIQILADGEFHSGEQLGEQMGMSRAAINKHVHTLKEWGVDVFTVTGKGYSLPLTMQLLDEKAINAQLEDGRLTVIPVIDSTNQYLMDRMASLQSGDACVAEYQQAGRGRRGRQWFSPFGSNLYLSMYWHLEQGPAAAMGLSLVIGIVIAEALQQQGAPDIRVKWPNDIYLNDRKLAGILVELTGKTGDAAQIVIGAGINLAMRDPAQDEINQGWINLHEAGCNVDRNALSALIVNKMRTALAQFEQDGLTPFIQRWAALDNFINRPVKLLIGDREIVGIARGIDQQGGLMLEQDGVTKSWVGGEISLRPQD; from the coding sequence ATGAAAGACAATACCGTACCGTTAAAGCTGATACAGATTCTGGCGGATGGGGAGTTCCATTCAGGAGAGCAGCTTGGTGAACAAATGGGCATGAGCCGTGCGGCAATTAACAAGCATGTTCATACATTGAAAGAGTGGGGGGTTGACGTCTTTACCGTCACCGGGAAAGGCTATAGCTTGCCATTGACCATGCAGTTGCTGGATGAGAAAGCGATTAATGCACAGCTGGAAGATGGCCGACTCACGGTGATCCCGGTAATTGACTCAACCAATCAGTATCTGATGGACAGAATGGCCAGTCTGCAATCGGGGGACGCCTGTGTGGCAGAATATCAGCAGGCGGGGCGCGGCAGGCGTGGACGGCAGTGGTTTTCTCCTTTTGGATCTAATCTGTATTTATCAATGTACTGGCATCTGGAACAAGGACCGGCAGCGGCAATGGGATTAAGTCTGGTTATCGGCATCGTTATCGCCGAAGCGCTTCAGCAACAGGGCGCGCCCGATATCAGGGTAAAATGGCCCAATGATATTTACCTTAACGATCGCAAGTTGGCCGGCATTCTCGTTGAGCTGACCGGGAAAACGGGGGATGCGGCACAAATCGTGATTGGTGCGGGAATTAATCTGGCGATGCGCGATCCGGCGCAAGACGAGATTAATCAGGGCTGGATAAACTTGCATGAAGCGGGGTGCAATGTTGATCGGAATGCCCTTTCTGCGCTGATTGTTAACAAGATGCGCACGGCGCTGGCACAGTTTGAACAGGATGGCCTTACCCCCTTTATTCAACGCTGGGCTGCGTTAGATAACTTCATTAATCGCCCGGTAAAACTCTTGATTGGCGACCGGGAAATTGTTGGTATTGCCAGAGGTATCGACCAACAGGGTGGCTTAATGCTGGAGCAGGATGGTGTTACCAAGTCCTGGGTCGGCGGGGAAATTTCGCTCCGGCCACAGGACTGA
- the coaA gene encoding type I pantothenate kinase, with translation MSKKDSLLTTPYLQFNRTQWAALRDSVPMTLSEEEIARLKGINEDLSIEEVAEIYLPLSRLLNFYISSNLRRQAVLEQFLGTDGQKIPYIISIAGSVAVGKSTTARVLQALLSRWPEHRRVELITTDGFLHPNSVLKERGLMKKKGFPLSYDMHRLVNFVSDLKSGAAQVTAPVYSHLIYDVIPAGDKIVQQPDILILEGLNVLQSGMDYPHDPHHVFVSDFVDFSIYVDAPEDLLKNWYINRFLKFRQGAFTDPDSYFHHYAQLPEQEAVAIASQLWNEINYRNLKENILPTRERASLIMTKSSNHAVDLVRLRK, from the coding sequence ATGAGCAAAAAAGACTCTCTGTTAACCACACCCTATTTACAGTTCAACCGGACCCAGTGGGCTGCGCTGCGCGACTCGGTGCCAATGACCCTTTCGGAGGAGGAAATTGCCCGACTTAAAGGCATAAATGAAGATCTTTCGATAGAAGAAGTGGCGGAGATCTACCTTCCGCTCTCTCGCCTGCTGAATTTTTATATCAGCTCTAATTTACGGCGCCAGGCAGTACTTGAGCAGTTCCTTGGTACTGATGGACAGAAAATTCCCTATATCATTAGTATTGCAGGTAGCGTTGCCGTCGGTAAAAGTACCACTGCACGTGTGTTGCAAGCATTGTTGAGCCGCTGGCCGGAGCATCGTCGCGTTGAATTGATCACTACTGACGGCTTCCTGCATCCAAATTCCGTACTGAAAGAACGTGGGTTGATGAAGAAGAAGGGCTTTCCCCTCTCCTATGATATGCATCGCCTGGTTAACTTTGTCTCAGACCTGAAATCGGGTGCCGCTCAGGTTACTGCTCCGGTCTATTCTCATCTGATTTATGATGTCATTCCAGCGGGGGACAAAATCGTTCAGCAGCCTGATATTTTGATCCTTGAGGGGCTGAACGTATTGCAAAGCGGTATGGATTATCCTCATGATCCACATCACGTTTTTGTCTCTGACTTCGTGGATTTTTCGATTTACGTTGACGCGCCGGAAGATTTACTGAAAAACTGGTATATCAACCGTTTCCTGAAATTTCGCCAGGGCGCATTTACCGATCCAGATTCTTATTTTCACCACTATGCGCAACTGCCTGAACAAGAAGCGGTGGCTATTGCCAGCCAGCTATGGAACGAAATTAATTACCGGAATCTGAAAGAGAATATTCTGCCTACACGCGAACGCGCCAGCCTGATTATGACGAAAAGCTCCAACCATGCAGTCGATCTCGTCAGATTAAGAAAATAA